The sequence GTCGCCGTCGGCGATCACCGCGGGCAGCGGCCGCGGCTCGGCCAGCCCGGCATTGATGGCGGTGGCCACCGCGGTGAGCACCGCCTGCGCGTCCGCCGGCCGCAGGCTCCAGTTCAGCGGCGGCATCAGGATCTCGGTGCGGGGCGTGAGCTCGGGGTTCAGCCCGCGCCACAGCAGCGCGCCGAGCGCGGACTGCCGCCGGGCCACCTCCGACTCGTTCTGCAGTGAAATGTCAAGGGCCGGATCGAGATACGACGGCGACACCGGATCGGTGCCCGCCGCTGCCAGCGCGGCGCCGACGGCCGGCTCGAACGGCGCCGAGACCAGCTGCGGCGTGTAGCGCCGCGGAGTCAGGTCCGCGGGCGAGGCCAGGCCGGTGTCCGAGCCGTCCTCGGTGGTGGGGGAGTCCGCGGCGGCGACGGCGACCGTGCGGCCTTGGGCCGACAGCAGTTGCACCGCAGCCCCGGTGAGCGGCCCGTCGGCGATCAGGGTGGCGCCCCGCACGGAGGCGGTGCCGAGGATCTGGTCGACGATGTCGCCCGCGGTGACGGTCGCAATCGCGCTGAGCCCGGGATCGCCGACCCGGTGCAGGGCGTCCAGGTCGGCCTGAGCGTAGGTGGTCGGCGCGACGCACACCCGCTGGGCCAGCGCCTTGAGCCGGTTGAGCCAGGCCACCGCGGCCTCCTGGCCGGTGCCGGGCCGGGTCGGGGTGCCCGGGCCGGAGTCGGGCCCGGTGTTGACGACGTAGCCGCCGGTCATCGCGTTGACGGTGACCAGCAGGTCGGGGTCCACGGCCAGGCACGTCGCGGCGCGCAGCTGTCCCTCCGGGTCGACCTCGGGGGTGGTCGCGAACTCGATCGCCGACAACAGCGTGTCCAGCCGCCCGCCGGGTGCCAGCGACGTCGCCAGGTCGTCGTCGACCAGCCGGACCGGGGTGGTGCCGCCCGGCGCGCCGGCGGCCAGCCGCGGTTCGTCGGCGATCGGCCACATCAGCGTCAACCGCACCGGGTCGGAGGTGTCGGGCGGCACCACCGACGTCAACGTCTCGGCCGCGGAGTCGGCGCCGTCGTCGGGCGGCACCCCGAGCACCGGCAACAGGAAGCGGGAGTCGTCCAGCCGCGCGGGCGCCCCGTAATCGGGGGTGCCGTTGACGTTGACCATCACCGGATACACGCCGGGCTCGTCGATGCTCAGCGACGGCCGCTGCGACGACCGCAACGGGTAGGACAGCTCGAACGGGACCTCTTGGCCCCGTTGCAGTTCCGGTGTCAACGTGACGAAGTCACCGACGGGCTCGAACTGGTCGACATTGCCTGCCAGGTTGGTGCGCAACCCGGGCGACGACGTCACCGCGGCGCCGTCCTCGAGCCGCACGACGACGTCGCGCACGGGGCGGTCGCCGACGTTGAGCACCTTTCCCGTCACCGTGACCGTCGGCTCGCTGGTGGTGGTCACCACCTCGGGGGTGATCCGGTCGAGCCGTACTTCGAGGAACCGCGTCGAGCCGGGTTCGCCGGCCGCGGCGCGGGGCAGGGCGACCGGGGCGGCGATCAGGACCAGCAGCAGCACGGCGCCGGCGACGCGCGGCAGCACCGCGGTCCACCGGCGGAGCACCGCCGGCCTGCGCTCGCGCGGCGTCGCGGCGGTCTGTGTCACGGCCCCTGTCCGCAGCCGTTCGTCCGCCGGCCGGGTTGAGGTTGGGCACGCTCGTCGGGGCGACGGTTGCGGGTATGCGAGTGCGTCTGGGCGCGTCGTCGCGGAGCCGTGCGCGGCAGCGGCGGCAGCGCGGCGGGCCCGTCGGCGTGCAGCCGGTCGATCAACTCCCCGGCCACCTCGGCCAGTCGGCGTTCGTCGGCGTAGGCCAGCCGCGACGGCAGCTCCTTGAACGGCACCCACGCCACCTCGGTGACCTCGACGTCCTCGTCGGACAGTTCGCCGCCGAGGAACCGCATCAAATAGTGGTGCACCGTCTTGTGCACGCGGCGGCCCTCGGTGACGAACCAGTAGTCGATGCTGCCCAGGGCGGCCAGCACGCTGCCCTGGACGCCGGTTTCCTCGGCGACCTCACGGATCGCGGTCTGTTCGGCGGTTTCGCCGAGCTCGATGTGGCCCTTGGGCAGGGACCACAGCATCCGGCCCCGCCGGTCGATGCGCCCGATCAGCGCGGCGACCTGTAGCTCCTTCGGCCCGTCGATGCCGTCGATGACCAGGCCACCGGCCGAGGTCTCGTGCACGGTGCGCAGCCGGTCCGGCGGCCGCCGCGGCCGCGACTTCTGCGCTTTGCGTTGCCCGTTGGGCTGCTGTTGCCCCTGGGGCAGGCCGGTGTTGTTGTGGCGCACCGGGGTGATGTCGGCGGCGGGGGAGATGGCGTCGGGTGGGCCGGCAGCACGACGACCACGACGCCGCCTGCGGCGCCGTCGTGGTTTGGCCTGTTCGCCGTCCGACACCCAAGCGATAGTAGCTGCCATGGAGATTCGCTCCGGCCACACTCACCGGTCGTGACAGAGCCGTTGCCGATTAAGCTGTCCGAACGTGCCCGAATCAGCTTCCGACGCCGAACTCCTTGCCACCGCGCAGGTTGCGCTGAACCGCCACCGCGAGCTGCTCGCCGACATCGGCAAGGTGTTTGCTGACGCCGGACACGAGCTCTACCTCGTCGGCGGCAGCGTGCGCGACGCGTTGCTGGGCGACGTCCGCGGCGATCTGGACTTCACCACCGACGCGCGCCCCGAGCAGATGCAGAAGTTCCTGCGGCCGTGGGCCGACGCACTGTGGGACACCGGCATCGAGTTCGGCACCCTCGGCGTCGGCAAGCACGGGTACCGGCTGGAGATCACCACGTTTCGCGCCGACACCTACGACCAGGTGTCGCGCAATCCGGAGGTGCGCTTCGGCGACTGCCTCGAGGACGATCTGGTGCGCCGGGACTTCACCGTCAACGCGATGGCGGTGCGGATCACCGCCGACGGCCCGGCCGATTTCCACGACCCGCTCGGCGGGCTGGCGGCGCTGCGCGCCAAGACTCTGGACACCCCGTCCGCGCCGGAGATCTCGTTCGGCGACGACCCGCTGCGGATGTTGCGGGCGGCGCGGTTCGTCTCCCAGCTGCAGTTCACCGTCGCGCCGCGGGTGATGCAGGCGCTGGTGGAGATGGCGCCGCAGCTGGGCCGGATCACCGCCGAGCGGGTGGCCGCCGAACTGGACAAGCTGCTGCTCGGCGCCGACCCGGTCGTCGGCATCGACCTGATGGTGCAGACCGGGCTCGGCGACGTGGTGCTGCCGGAGGTCGGGGCGATGCGGATGGCCATTGACGAACACCACCAGCACAAGGACGTCTACTGGCATTCGCTGACCGTGTTGCGGCAGGCGATCGCGCTGGAGGACGGCGAACCCGACCTGGTGCTGCGGTGGGCGGCGCTGCTGCACGACATCGGCAAGCCGGCCACCCGCAAGCTGGAACCCGGCGGCGGGGTGAGCTTTCACCACCACGAGGTCGTCGGCGCGAAGATGGTGCGCAAACGCATGCGGGCGCTGAAGTACTCCAAGCAGATGATCGACGACGTGTCCCAGCTGGTGTATCTGCATCTGCGGTTTCACGGCTACGGCGGCGGCCGGTGGACCGACTCTGCGGTGCGCCGCTACGTCACCGACGCCGGGCATCTGCTGCCGCGGCTGCACAAGCTGGTGCGGGCGGACTGCACCACCCGCAACAAGCGTCGCGCCGCGCGGTTGCAGGCCAACTACGACGACCTCGAGGCGCGGATCGCCGAGCTGGCCGAGAAGGAGGATCTGGCCAGGGTGCGGCCCGACCTCGACGGCAACGAGATCATGGAGATCCTCGGGATTCCGCCGGGCCCGGAGGTCGGCGAGGCGTGGCGCCATCTCAAGGAGCTGCGGCTGGACCGCGGCCCGCTGTCGCGCGAGGAGGCCGTCGACGAGTTGTGGAAGTGGTGGAACGCCAGGCAGTAGCGGCGCGTCTGAAGGGGTATGGACTACTGCCTTGGCGACGGGGACGGGTCGGCGACGATCTGGAGCGGGCCACCGGATGTCGACGTGGACGGCGACGGGGCGTTCGACGCGGTCGGATTGGACTTCGATGGGGACGGGTTGCTCGACGACGCGATGGCCGACCTCGACGGTGACGGGCTGGCCGAGCACCTCGTGGTGGACCGCGACGGTGACGCGGCGTACTTCACCGATGACGGCTCCGGTACCTGGGCGGTCGCGGTGGACCGGGGCCTGCGGTGGTTCCGCCTCGACGGGGTTGAGCAGTTCGGCGGGCCGATGGTCGACCTCGACGGCGACGGCCGGCTCGACGACCGGCTGGTGGATGTCGACGGTGACGGGTTGGCCGACCGTGCGCTGGGTTCGGAAGACGCCTACGTCGACGCCGACGGCGACGGCCGCTGGGATGTCAAGCTCAGCGACACCGACGGGGACGGCAAGGCCGACGGCGCCGACGAGCTGTAGCCCCCTTTCAGCCGCCGAGACCGACGCTTTGGGTGCCACCCTGCGCCGAGACCGACGTTTTCGCGATTTCTACTCGCACTTTCCCGCCCGTTTGTCCCTTTGGGCGCCAAGAGTCCCGTCATCCGCGGCCCGGGCCGGGCGGGCCGGCGAACGCCTGCGCGATGCCCAGCCAGGTTGCCGCGTCGTCGCCGGTGGCGGTGACGTCCAATTCGGGGCGGGGCCGTCGCTGGGTGACCAGCAGACAGAAATCCTCGGCCGACCCCGTGACCCGTTGCGCCGCGTCCTCGGGGCCCCACGTCCACGTCGACCCGTCGGGCGCGCGCAACTCCACCCGGAACGGATCCGTCGGCGGCGCGAGCCCGTTGATCGTGAACGCGAAATCGCGGGTGCGCACGCCGATGTGCGCGATCGAACGCAACCGCGCGGTCGGTGGGCGCCGCACCCCGAGCGCGTCGGCGACGTCGAGGCCGTGCGCCCAGGTCTCCATCAGGCGCGCGGTCGCCATCGACGCGGCGCTCATCGGCGGACCGAACCACGGCAGCTTGCGGTCGTCGGCCACCGCCAACAGCTCGGCGTGCAACCGGGTGCGGGTGTCGCGCCAATCGCGCAGCAGTTGATCCGGCGGCGTGGCGGCCAGCTCCTCGGCGCCCGCATCGACGAAGCCGGTCGGGTTCTTGGCGGCTTCCTCCAGCACTGCCGCGAACCCGTCTTCGTCGGTGACCGCGGTCAGCGCCAGCCGGTCGGTCCACAGCAGGTGGGCGATCTGATGGGCGACGGTCCAGCCCGGCGCGGGCGTGGCCGTCGCCCACTGCTCCGGTGTGAGATCGGCGACCAGCGCGTCGAGCTCGTCGCTCTCGGCACGCAGGTCGGCCACTATCGGCGCGGCACCGGACATGGCGGTCACCCTATCGCCACCGGCCGGTCCCTGCGGCCGATGACGGCATGCGCGGCCAGCCCGGCCAGGTAGACGCCCGCGCCGGCGAGCGCCAGCGCCGGTTCCCGCCCATCAGGCGGAATCACCATGGCCGCCAACGCGATCGCGGAGATGAACGACATCCAGAACATCGCGTCCTGCACGGTGAACACGTGCCCGCGCAGCGCGTCGGCCACGTCGAGCTGCATGGCGTTGTCGGCGCACAGCTTGACCACCTGACCCGCCAGGCCGAGCAGGAAGCCGCACGCCACCATCACCGGCAGCCGCAGCCCCGAACCGGCCAGCTGGACCAGCACCGCCGACAACAACGCCCCGTTGGCGGTCGCGTATCGGCCCCAGCGGCGCACGGCCATCGGCGTGACCGGCGCGGCGAGAAACGCTCCCGCCCCGGTGGCCGCGACGAACAACACCGCCGCGCCGAGGCCCGCCACCTCATCAGTGTCGCTGTGGCGCACCATCACCAACACCAGCAAGCTGTTGACGCCGAACACCATTCGGTGCGCCGCCAGCCCGGTGAGCGTGGCGGCCAC comes from Mycolicibacterium pulveris and encodes:
- a CDS encoding NUDIX hydrolase; translated protein: MSDGEQAKPRRRRRRRRGRRAAGPPDAISPAADITPVRHNNTGLPQGQQQPNGQRKAQKSRPRRPPDRLRTVHETSAGGLVIDGIDGPKELQVAALIGRIDRRGRMLWSLPKGHIELGETAEQTAIREVAEETGVQGSVLAALGSIDYWFVTEGRRVHKTVHHYLMRFLGGELSDEDVEVTEVAWVPFKELPSRLAYADERRLAEVAGELIDRLHADGPAALPPLPRTAPRRRAQTHSHTRNRRPDERAQPQPGRRTNGCGQGP
- a CDS encoding DUF6049 family protein; its protein translation is MTQTAATPRERRPAVLRRWTAVLPRVAGAVLLLVLIAAPVALPRAAAGEPGSTRFLEVRLDRITPEVVTTTSEPTVTVTGKVLNVGDRPVRDVVVRLEDGAAVTSSPGLRTNLAGNVDQFEPVGDFVTLTPELQRGQEVPFELSYPLRSSQRPSLSIDEPGVYPVMVNVNGTPDYGAPARLDDSRFLLPVLGVPPDDGADSAAETLTSVVPPDTSDPVRLTLMWPIADEPRLAAGAPGGTTPVRLVDDDLATSLAPGGRLDTLLSAIEFATTPEVDPEGQLRAATCLAVDPDLLVTVNAMTGGYVVNTGPDSGPGTPTRPGTGQEAAVAWLNRLKALAQRVCVAPTTYAQADLDALHRVGDPGLSAIATVTAGDIVDQILGTASVRGATLIADGPLTGAAVQLLSAQGRTVAVAAADSPTTEDGSDTGLASPADLTPRRYTPQLVSAPFEPAVGAALAAAGTDPVSPSYLDPALDISLQNESEVARRQSALGALLWRGLNPELTPRTEILMPPLNWSLRPADAQAVLTAVATAINAGLAEPRPLPAVIADGDGVPPQPQAALPEADLGNPDARFGDAVVSGIAAVTGRLWGLTAALTTDVRTGLTGMAYTAPLREDMLRALSQSVPPAARNGLAQQRLTTVGRTVEDMFRSVTIVNPGGSYTLATERSPLPLALRNDLPVPIRVQLDIDPPPGMTVTDMGIIELPPGYLPIRVPIEVHFTQRVAVDVALRTADGLPLGEQVRLSVHSNAYGQVLFIITLSAGAVLVLLAGRRLWHRFRGQPDRADLDRPDPLEVALSYDDDRPATARSRASEEL
- a CDS encoding TIGR03084 family metal-binding protein → MSGAAPIVADLRAESDELDALVADLTPEQWATATPAPGWTVAHQIAHLLWTDRLALTAVTDEDGFAAVLEEAAKNPTGFVDAGAEELAATPPDQLLRDWRDTRTRLHAELLAVADDRKLPWFGPPMSAASMATARLMETWAHGLDVADALGVRRPPTARLRSIAHIGVRTRDFAFTINGLAPPTDPFRVELRAPDGSTWTWGPEDAAQRVTGSAEDFCLLVTQRRPRPELDVTATGDDAATWLGIAQAFAGPPGPGRG
- a CDS encoding CCA tRNA nucleotidyltransferase; the protein is MPESASDAELLATAQVALNRHRELLADIGKVFADAGHELYLVGGSVRDALLGDVRGDLDFTTDARPEQMQKFLRPWADALWDTGIEFGTLGVGKHGYRLEITTFRADTYDQVSRNPEVRFGDCLEDDLVRRDFTVNAMAVRITADGPADFHDPLGGLAALRAKTLDTPSAPEISFGDDPLRMLRAARFVSQLQFTVAPRVMQALVEMAPQLGRITAERVAAELDKLLLGADPVVGIDLMVQTGLGDVVLPEVGAMRMAIDEHHQHKDVYWHSLTVLRQAIALEDGEPDLVLRWAALLHDIGKPATRKLEPGGGVSFHHHEVVGAKMVRKRMRALKYSKQMIDDVSQLVYLHLRFHGYGGGRWTDSAVRRYVTDAGHLLPRLHKLVRADCTTRNKRRAARLQANYDDLEARIAELAEKEDLARVRPDLDGNEIMEILGIPPGPEVGEAWRHLKELRLDRGPLSREEAVDELWKWWNARQ
- a CDS encoding pullulanase; translated protein: MDYCLGDGDGSATIWSGPPDVDVDGDGAFDAVGLDFDGDGLLDDAMADLDGDGLAEHLVVDRDGDAAYFTDDGSGTWAVAVDRGLRWFRLDGVEQFGGPMVDLDGDGRLDDRLVDVDGDGLADRALGSEDAYVDADGDGRWDVKLSDTDGDGKADGADEL